A single Acidaminococcus sp. DNA region contains:
- a CDS encoding ABC transporter ATP-binding protein: protein MFLEVNHLVKSFSRRGHAFRALDDVSFTVPGGTFLGIVGESGSGKSTLSRILCGLEQADSGNFLLEGKDITRASRKEWRELYRKVQMIFQNPAASFHPRFTLQHSVEEGIRNYGIHLSDSEFRQLVEECHLTPELLKRYPHEVSGGECQRAACLRALCIGPQLLICDEITSAVDASLRLEIGMLIRNTIQRHGITCLFVTHDLLLAKRLCTQIIVLHQGKIVEQGSTDDVFEHPKEAYTKELLASIM, encoded by the coding sequence ATGTTTCTTGAAGTCAATCACCTCGTGAAGAGCTTTAGCCGGCGCGGGCATGCTTTTCGTGCTCTGGACGACGTTTCCTTTACTGTGCCCGGCGGCACTTTTCTCGGTATCGTCGGAGAAAGCGGCTCCGGGAAAAGTACGCTGAGCCGCATTCTCTGCGGTCTTGAGCAGGCTGACAGCGGCAATTTTCTTCTGGAGGGAAAAGATATTACGAGAGCTTCACGCAAAGAATGGCGCGAACTGTACCGGAAAGTGCAGATGATTTTCCAAAATCCCGCGGCTTCCTTTCATCCCCGCTTTACCTTGCAGCACAGTGTCGAAGAAGGCATCCGGAATTATGGGATTCATCTTTCGGACTCGGAGTTTCGGCAGCTCGTGGAGGAATGTCACCTCACACCGGAACTCTTGAAACGCTATCCTCATGAAGTCAGCGGCGGCGAATGCCAGCGGGCGGCCTGCCTGCGTGCCTTGTGTATCGGACCGCAGCTTCTTATATGCGATGAAATTACGAGTGCTGTCGACGCCAGCCTGCGGCTTGAAATCGGCATGCTCATCCGGAATACGATACAGCGTCATGGCATTACCTGTCTTTTTGTCACGCATGACCTTCTCCTGGCAAAACGACTGTGTACGCAGATTATCGTGCTGCATCAGGGCAAAATCGTGGAGCAGGGGAGCACAGACGATGTCTTTGAACACCCGAAAGAGGCATACACGAAAGAACTCTTGGCGTCAATAATGTAA
- a CDS encoding ABC transporter permease, whose amino-acid sequence MTLHTRKRFCLCLGLVIALLLLCFFASSVTPFDPYVQNLNEALQPPGGVHILGTDRYGRDLFSRVLAGGKVTVFSALAVVLSATLFGSFIGIMCGLHPGKAATVLMRVADVFLAFPTMVFAIAVAGILGGGTLNAALAIVLVAWPKYTRLASGLVRPLRHAPFMEAARMSGSSELEVLPLVIGPIVVTAALDVGTVIAELAGLSFLGLGTAPPAAEWGSMMSGSRSLLQSAPWTVLAPGLGIFVTVAIFQLFADALRDVVDHSIET is encoded by the coding sequence ATGACACTCCATACAAGGAAGCGGTTTTGTCTTTGTCTCGGTCTTGTAATTGCTCTTTTGCTGCTCTGCTTTTTTGCGTCGTCAGTGACACCCTTTGACCCTTATGTCCAAAATCTTAATGAGGCGCTGCAGCCGCCGGGAGGTGTCCATATTCTCGGCACGGACCGCTATGGGCGCGACCTCTTCAGCCGGGTTCTTGCCGGCGGGAAGGTGACGGTATTTTCCGCCCTTGCCGTGGTGCTTTCAGCCACCCTTTTCGGTTCTTTTATCGGCATTATGTGCGGGCTCCATCCGGGCAAAGCGGCTACTGTTCTTATGCGCGTCGCTGATGTGTTCCTGGCCTTTCCGACCATGGTGTTTGCTATTGCCGTGGCAGGCATTCTGGGCGGCGGGACACTCAATGCCGCGCTTGCAATCGTTTTGGTGGCGTGGCCCAAATACACCCGCCTTGCCAGCGGCCTTGTCCGGCCGCTGCGCCATGCACCGTTTATGGAAGCGGCAAGGATGAGCGGTTCGTCGGAACTGGAGGTTTTGCCGCTCGTCATCGGGCCTATCGTCGTTACGGCTGCCCTTGATGTGGGTACGGTCATCGCCGAACTGGCCGGGCTGTCTTTTCTGGGACTCGGTACGGCGCCGCCTGCTGCAGAATGGGGATCCATGATGAGCGGTTCCCGCAGTCTACTGCAGTCGGCCCCATGGACGGTATTGGCACCGGGACTTGGCATTTTTGTAACCGTGGCAATATTTCAGCTTTTTGCCGATGCGCTGCGCGACGTTGTCGACCACAGTATAGAAACATGA
- a CDS encoding ATP-binding cassette domain-containing protein, with protein sequence MENNEPILQLHNVTIEAGGRPLVKEISFSVHKEEIFVIVGASGSGKTTILKAAAGILSRGVTQTGGTISFCGQVLRDADKIKLWQSHAVQYVFQDALSSFCLVYSIRQQLWDAVGKDGKLSRQEFNELTDERASLLDLSPDALNLYPQELSGGMVQRAQLLFSMLRPPVLAFADEPTSAVDSVTQKKMADALLRVRKYHKMSLVLVTHDIRLARYMADTLMVLKDGVIQEIGPAAQVIASPKSSYTQMLLERCGIGEKEETSYVS encoded by the coding sequence ATGGAAAACAATGAACCAATCCTACAACTTCATAACGTTACCATCGAAGCAGGCGGAAGGCCTCTGGTTAAGGAGATTTCCTTCAGCGTCCATAAGGAAGAAATCTTTGTCATTGTCGGTGCCTCGGGAAGCGGCAAGACGACGATCCTGAAGGCCGCCGCTGGCATTCTTTCGCGCGGCGTGACGCAGACTGGCGGTACGATTTCTTTCTGCGGACAAGTTCTGCGTGACGCGGATAAGATAAAACTCTGGCAAAGCCATGCTGTCCAGTATGTCTTTCAGGATGCGCTGTCTTCCTTCTGTCTTGTTTACTCAATCAGGCAGCAGCTATGGGATGCCGTAGGCAAAGACGGAAAGCTTTCCAGGCAGGAATTTAATGAATTGACGGATGAACGAGCCTCGCTTTTGGACTTATCGCCGGATGCACTTAATCTTTATCCGCAGGAACTTTCCGGAGGTATGGTGCAGCGGGCGCAGCTGCTCTTTTCAATGCTGCGGCCGCCTGTGCTGGCTTTTGCCGATGAGCCGACTTCCGCCGTTGACAGCGTAACCCAGAAAAAAATGGCCGACGCACTCCTTCGCGTGCGGAAATATCACAAGATGAGTCTCGTTCTCGTCACTCATGATATCCGCCTGGCCCGGTACATGGCCGATACCCTGATGGTCCTGAAAGACGGCGTCATCCAGGAAATCGGCCCTGCCGCACAGGTCATCGCTTCGCCAAAGTCTTCTTATACACAGATGCTTCTCGAGCGCTGTGGTATCGGCGAAAAGGAGGAGACGTCCTATGTTTCTTGA
- a CDS encoding ABC transporter permease, with product MRRYVLERLLHLIPILFGSTFLSFALMHVVSTDVVDMLYTLSGNTSAAAAAVKRASLGLDQSFFVQYGSWLWNILHGDMGRSFVSGQPVFTAILAKLPATLELMLLAIAITLLVALPLGILAAVHRDSIWDQIVRVISFIGNATPDFFVALLLLYLFAVKWHFFSFLGHSQFPLLPALTLAIAMIAKYVRQIRAVFLDELSKNYVQAARVRGLSESFILSHYVLRSVLAPLLAILGISVGSLLGGAAIVESIFLWDGIGKLAVDAIVLRDYPVIQAYVIWMCFIYVGVNLAADIVSSAIDPRVAERGRDT from the coding sequence ATGCGGCGCTATGTCCTGGAACGGCTGCTTCATCTGATACCGATTCTGTTTGGCAGTACGTTTCTTTCTTTTGCGCTTATGCATGTCGTGTCAACAGATGTAGTAGATATGCTGTACACCCTAAGCGGCAATACCAGCGCAGCCGCTGCGGCTGTTAAAAGGGCTTCACTCGGCCTTGATCAGTCTTTCTTTGTCCAGTACGGCAGCTGGCTCTGGAACATTCTGCACGGCGACATGGGACGTTCCTTTGTCTCCGGTCAGCCCGTCTTTACGGCGATTCTTGCCAAATTGCCGGCCACACTGGAACTGATGCTTCTCGCCATTGCCATTACCCTCCTTGTGGCTCTGCCGCTTGGCATTTTGGCCGCAGTACATCGGGATAGTATCTGGGATCAGATTGTGCGCGTCATTTCCTTTATTGGAAACGCTACGCCGGACTTTTTTGTGGCACTGCTGCTGCTTTACCTTTTCGCCGTCAAATGGCACTTTTTTTCATTTCTGGGGCATTCCCAGTTTCCACTTTTGCCGGCGCTGACGCTTGCTATCGCCATGATTGCCAAATATGTGCGGCAGATCCGGGCGGTCTTTTTGGATGAGCTCAGCAAAAATTATGTGCAGGCCGCCCGCGTGCGGGGCCTTTCTGAAAGTTTTATTCTCTCTCATTACGTTCTGCGTTCCGTATTGGCACCGCTTCTTGCCATCTTAGGCATTTCTGTCGGGTCGCTTCTTGGCGGGGCGGCTATTGTTGAATCCATCTTTTTGTGGGACGGTATTGGCAAACTGGCTGTCGATGCTATTGTGCTTCGGGATTACCCTGTCATTCAGGCTTACGTCATCTGGATGTGCTTTATCTACGTCGGTGTGAATCTGGCAGCAGACATCGTTAGCTCAGCCATTGATCCCCGCGTGGCAGAGAGGGGGAGAGACACATGA
- a CDS encoding alpha/beta hydrolase translates to MVEKKLQINAEGYSIRCRFFVGDHAKSAREFDNVVIMTHGFGSSKDTAGTKSFAEHLLSKYKDWAVITFDWPCHGEDARKKLSVEECLEYLTIVTDYAKNTLGAKTLYNYSTSFGGYLTLRYIIEVGNPFKKIALRCPGVNMYESMSNHIDAVGMKNLEKGKEIQVGFERKMKIDQSFMDSLKAFDVRNHEYFDYADDMLIIHGTKDEMIPIELTRKFAEDNVIEFIPVEGANHPFQNPQHMALAIHAIVEFFGK, encoded by the coding sequence ATGGTAGAAAAGAAATTGCAGATTAATGCGGAAGGATACAGCATCCGCTGCCGCTTCTTTGTCGGTGACCATGCGAAGTCGGCCCGTGAGTTTGACAATGTAGTCATCATGACGCACGGGTTCGGCAGCAGCAAGGATACGGCCGGAACGAAAAGTTTTGCGGAGCACCTTCTTTCTAAATATAAAGACTGGGCCGTCATCACCTTTGACTGGCCCTGTCATGGGGAGGACGCCCGCAAGAAACTCTCCGTAGAGGAGTGTCTGGAATATCTGACAATCGTGACAGACTATGCAAAAAATACGCTGGGTGCCAAAACTCTTTACAACTATTCCACGAGCTTTGGCGGCTATCTGACACTGCGGTATATCATTGAAGTCGGAAACCCGTTCAAAAAGATTGCCCTGCGCTGCCCCGGCGTCAATATGTACGAATCCATGTCGAATCATATCGATGCAGTGGGCATGAAGAACCTTGAGAAGGGTAAGGAAATCCAGGTCGGTTTCGAACGCAAGATGAAAATTGACCAATCCTTTATGGATTCGCTGAAAGCCTTTGACGTGCGCAATCATGAATATTTTGACTATGCCGATGACATGCTCATTATTCACGGTACAAAGGATGAAATGATTCCTATTGAACTGACGCGGAAATTTGCGGAAGATAACGTCATCGAATTCATCCCCGTAGAAGGAGCTAACCATCCCTTCCAAAATCCGCAGCATATGGCCCTGGCTATCCATGCCATTGTGGAATTTTTTGGAAAGTAA
- a CDS encoding metal-sensing transcriptional repressor: protein MDHELTYFENYAETWDKDRKENPEKMTRILQMLSLPPDAHVLDVGCGTGILVPYLRKILTHGGTIEELDYSHKMLEKAREKFGALPGITFTEGNVLRLSLPEAAYDTVLCLNFYPHIGSKGETFIKKITRTLKSGGSLIIFHDESRAHVNHMHQNTDGMESALLPPVDVLAMLLIGAGLTIEIAFDTNDLYLIKGTKKVPDSPFDVNGNTANRTSLHTETKKVIHRLARISGHLEGIRRMIEEGRDCSEILIQISAVDSALISTGKVILQDHISHCLVDAVRRNDAASIENLQKAISKLIK from the coding sequence ATGGATCATGAGCTTACTTACTTTGAAAATTATGCCGAGACATGGGATAAAGATAGGAAAGAAAATCCGGAGAAAATGACCCGGATTCTGCAGATGCTCTCTCTCCCACCGGACGCACACGTTCTCGACGTCGGCTGCGGAACAGGTATTCTCGTCCCTTACCTGCGAAAGATTCTGACGCACGGCGGCACGATTGAGGAACTGGATTATTCTCATAAGATGCTGGAAAAAGCCCGCGAGAAATTTGGAGCCCTGCCGGGCATTACTTTTACCGAGGGAAATGTGTTGAGACTTTCCCTGCCCGAAGCCGCTTATGACACCGTACTCTGTCTCAATTTCTATCCCCATATCGGTTCCAAGGGCGAAACTTTTATCAAGAAAATCACCCGCACCCTGAAGTCGGGCGGTTCACTTATTATTTTTCACGATGAATCGCGGGCTCACGTAAATCATATGCATCAGAACACCGACGGCATGGAATCGGCCCTGCTGCCGCCCGTTGACGTACTTGCCATGCTGCTTATCGGTGCGGGACTTACAATTGAAATCGCCTTTGACACTAATGACCTGTATCTCATCAAGGGAACAAAGAAAGTACCTGACTCTCCATTTGATGTAAATGGAAACACTGCAAACCGGACTTCTCTCCATACGGAAACGAAAAAAGTCATCCACCGGCTGGCCCGCATCAGTGGTCACCTTGAAGGAATCCGGAGAATGATTGAAGAAGGACGTGACTGCAGCGAAATTCTCATCCAGATTTCTGCCGTCGACTCGGCGCTCATCAGCACAGGTAAAGTTATCCTGCAGGATCATATCTCCCACTGCCTTGTCGATGCTGTAAGAAGAAATGATGCAGCAAGTATTGAGAATCTGCAGAAAGCAATTAGTAAGTTGATAAAGTAG
- a CDS encoding ABC transporter substrate-binding protein: MMKQKWKKICLTLLLGAAVALSGCGSSPSSQKKGKVFHYGTMAYGPAMQNASLDPHEAYSGWSAVRYGVGETLFKFDQNMNVQPWLAESYKQIDDYTLEIKLRDNITFSNGKKVTGEAVKACFEDLLKRHDRAPHDLKIDRIAADGQKVTIHAREKVPALINYLADPYSAIIDMEAGIRNRIAVGTGPYAAIRADDEGVELKKNETYWGDVKPKMDRIIVRSITDGGTLSMAMQSGELDAVQGLPYASLKDFSDENRYKISSCATSRVYQAAMNFKTPVLQDNRVRQAIAMAIDKKQFVDVLLNGNGEPAVGAFPTHTDFGRGLKAPQYDLEGAKKLLAEAGYTEKNADGYVMKDGKPLTLRWLTYVSRQELPLLAEYAQSQLKKIGIKLDVNATDNYKDFLKRGEYDIYAQAMVTAPTGDPEYYLMSKIYSEEPYNNGYYSNPNVDALIDKLHNTFDRTERNRLALAVQQQILDDNAVLYVSFLKMNFVMKKNVKGLTAHPSDYYEITPELDVE; encoded by the coding sequence ATGATGAAACAAAAATGGAAGAAAATTTGTCTGACCCTTCTTTTGGGTGCAGCCGTGGCACTTAGTGGCTGCGGCAGTAGTCCTTCTTCTCAGAAAAAGGGGAAAGTTTTTCATTACGGGACAATGGCCTATGGCCCGGCTATGCAAAATGCCAGCCTGGATCCCCATGAAGCGTATAGTGGCTGGAGTGCCGTCAGATACGGTGTCGGGGAGACACTCTTTAAATTTGACCAGAATATGAACGTGCAGCCCTGGCTCGCGGAGTCTTATAAGCAGATTGACGACTATACGCTGGAAATTAAGCTTCGGGACAATATCACCTTCTCAAACGGGAAAAAAGTGACCGGCGAAGCTGTAAAAGCGTGCTTTGAAGATCTTCTGAAGCGCCATGACAGGGCACCTCACGACCTTAAAATCGACCGCATTGCTGCCGATGGTCAGAAAGTCACGATTCATGCCCGGGAAAAAGTACCGGCTCTTATCAACTACCTTGCTGACCCGTATAGTGCCATCATTGATATGGAAGCGGGCATCAGGAATCGTATTGCCGTGGGGACGGGTCCCTATGCGGCAATCCGCGCGGATGACGAGGGCGTAGAGCTGAAGAAAAACGAAACCTACTGGGGTGATGTAAAACCCAAAATGGATCGCATCATTGTCCGTAGTATTACTGACGGCGGAACTCTTTCCATGGCTATGCAGAGTGGGGAACTCGACGCTGTGCAGGGACTGCCTTATGCCAGCTTGAAAGACTTTAGTGATGAAAATCGGTACAAAATCTCTTCCTGCGCAACAAGCCGCGTGTACCAGGCGGCTATGAACTTTAAGACGCCGGTTCTGCAGGATAACCGTGTGAGACAAGCCATTGCCATGGCTATTGACAAGAAGCAGTTTGTAGATGTGCTCTTAAACGGCAACGGAGAACCTGCAGTAGGGGCTTTTCCAACCCATACGGATTTTGGCCGGGGACTCAAGGCTCCCCAATATGACCTTGAAGGCGCTAAAAAGCTTCTCGCTGAGGCCGGCTACACTGAGAAGAATGCAGATGGCTATGTCATGAAAGACGGAAAGCCGCTGACCTTGCGCTGGCTTACTTATGTATCCCGGCAGGAACTGCCGCTTCTTGCGGAATATGCCCAGTCTCAGCTGAAGAAAATCGGTATTAAACTGGACGTCAACGCCACGGATAACTATAAGGATTTCCTGAAGCGCGGTGAATACGATATTTACGCACAGGCGATGGTGACGGCGCCGACCGGTGACCCGGAATATTATCTGATGAGCAAAATTTATTCCGAAGAGCCCTATAACAATGGTTATTACAGCAATCCCAATGTCGATGCCCTGATTGATAAACTGCACAATACCTTTGACCGTACGGAAAGAAATCGGCTTGCCCTTGCTGTTCAGCAGCAGATCCTGGACGATAACGCTGTACTGTACGTGTCATTCCTCAAAATGAATTTTGTCATGAAGAAAAATGTGAAGGGCCTCACGGCTCATCCCTCGGACTACTACGAAATCACGCCTGAGTTGGATGTAGAATAG
- a CDS encoding LysR family transcriptional regulator: MFRYMDYIYTVYEEHSFSRAAQKMHISQSSLSITIARAEKEIGAKIFNRGTNPISLTEFGISYIESVKTIYALKNDLEEYIRQMGAALRGRVAIGASSFFSTYLLTHTIQKFRNTYPHVKIELFDHIMPELEKKLDSEFIDFIVSNTKKTEERYRNILLFPDYLYLMVVPKLCPQTISPAQSVAFEEIGHEKNPRAKSIDLTQFAEVPFLLLHPGNNLRYSADNLLEKAGVHPPIVLEVDETMTLYPMVKAGLGATIVGSYVIRMLGKPGDALFFPLAGKEAKRGTYLNVLKNKRMTPALREFIKELRNYCTDVEKRLSGV; the protein is encoded by the coding sequence GTGTTCCGCTATATGGATTACATTTATACGGTCTATGAAGAGCATAGCTTTAGCCGTGCTGCCCAAAAAATGCATATCTCTCAATCTTCGCTCAGTATTACTATTGCACGTGCCGAAAAAGAAATCGGAGCAAAAATATTTAATCGCGGCACGAATCCTATTTCCCTGACAGAGTTTGGTATTTCCTATATTGAAAGTGTCAAAACCATTTATGCTCTTAAAAATGACCTGGAAGAATACATTCGTCAGATGGGGGCGGCCCTTCGCGGACGAGTAGCCATCGGTGCCAGCAGTTTCTTTTCCACATACTTGCTGACGCATACCATCCAAAAATTCCGAAACACTTATCCCCATGTAAAAATTGAGCTTTTTGACCACATCATGCCGGAACTCGAAAAAAAGCTGGACAGCGAATTTATCGATTTTATTGTATCAAATACCAAGAAAACTGAAGAGCGCTACCGCAACATTTTACTCTTTCCCGATTATCTGTATCTCATGGTTGTTCCAAAGCTTTGCCCGCAGACGATTTCCCCTGCGCAGAGTGTTGCCTTTGAGGAAATAGGACACGAAAAGAACCCGCGTGCCAAAAGTATTGACCTTACCCAGTTTGCTGAAGTCCCTTTCCTTTTGCTTCACCCTGGAAATAACCTGCGTTATAGTGCGGATAACCTGCTTGAAAAAGCTGGGGTCCATCCGCCAATCGTCCTGGAAGTTGATGAAACAATGACGCTGTATCCTATGGTTAAAGCCGGACTCGGTGCGACCATCGTCGGGAGTTACGTCATCCGGATGCTCGGAAAACCAGGAGATGCACTTTTCTTTCCGCTTGCCGGAAAAGAAGCCAAACGCGGTACCTACCTCAATGTACTGAAAAACAAGCGCATGACCCCGGCTCTTCGGGAATTCATCAAAGAGCTCAGGAACTACTGCACAGATGTAGAAAAGAGATTGTCGGGGGTATGA